The following proteins are encoded in a genomic region of Enoplosus armatus isolate fEnoArm2 chromosome 11, fEnoArm2.hap1, whole genome shotgun sequence:
- the LOC139292199 gene encoding trace amine-associated receptor 4-like, translating to MMEEAELCFPQLLNTSCRKPAPPHSEEVLIYILLFFISLLTATLNLLVITSVSHFRQLHSPTNLILLSLAVSDFFVGLLVMPIEILLKGTCWVLGDLTCALYFCLSITFVSASVGSMVLISVDRYVAICDPLHYPTRITEKVVGVSICVCWISSALYSIFLSYDNLKHPGRYTSCYGECVVNIAGDVDIVVGFIIPITVIVVLYMRVFVVAVSQARAMRSQVTAVRLQLSVTLVTMKSELKAARTLGAVVTVFLICYSPCYCVSLTDRNILIGSSTLAFMGFLMYFNSCLNPVIYTLFYPWFRKAVRLIVTLQILQPDSCETLLL from the exons ATGATGGAAGAAGCTGAACTCTGCTTTCCACAACTCCTCAACACCTCCTGCAGGAAGCCAGCGCCTCCTCACTCTGAGGAGGTGCTCATTTACATCCTGCtgttcttcatctctctgctcacGGCCACCCTCAACCTGCTCGTCATCACCTCCGTCTCCCACTTCAG GCAGCTCCACTCCCCCACCaacctcatcctcctctctctggctgtctcagaCTTCTTCGTGGGCCTCTTGGTGATGCCGATTGAAATCCTCCTGAAAGGGACCTGCTGGGTCCTGGGTGACCTGACGTGCGCTCTGTATTTCTGCCTGTCTATCAcctttgtctctgcctctgtagGAAGCATGGTGCTCATATCAGTCGACCGCTATGTGGCGATTTGTGACCCCCTGCATTACCCCACCAGAATCACTGAGAAAGTAGTCGGGGTCAGTATTTGCGTGTGTTGGatctcctctgctctctacAGCATTTTCCTTTCATATGACAACCTGAAACATCCAGGCAGGTATACTTCCTGTTACGGAGAGTGCGTGGTTAACATTGCAGGAGATGTGGACATTGTTGTGGGCTTCATTATTCCCATCACGGTCATCGTAGTTCTGTATATGAGGGTGTTTGTGGTGGCGGTGTCTCAGGCTCGGGCCATGCGCTCTCAGGTTACAGCTGTCAGGCTGCAGCTCTCAGTGACTCTTGTTACGATGAAGTCCgagctgaaagcagccaggactctCGGCGCTGTCGTGACTGTGTTTCTGATTTGCTATTCTCCGTGTTACTGTGTGTCTCTCACAGACCGCAACATCTTGATCGGTTCTTCAACTTTGGCCTTTATGGGCTTCCTGATGTACTTTAACTCCTGTCTGAACCCTGTGATCTACACCTTGTTCTACCCCTGGTTCAGGAAAGCTGTTAGACTCATTGTGACTCTGCAGATTCTGCAGCCGGACTCCTGTGAGACCCTCCTGCTGTAG